Proteins encoded in a region of the Vicia villosa cultivar HV-30 ecotype Madison, WI linkage group LG5, Vvil1.0, whole genome shotgun sequence genome:
- the LOC131601730 gene encoding uncharacterized protein LOC131601730 has protein sequence MMFHRRKKEPNALPLSNSPQQSHSPSSPMPSNFTSAFSRFRISTLTSFILLLSLLLNFYFLLILWAPHSADLSPSAVVSRFSPTTRRHVLFSIASSSLSWQHRQSYVHLWYSAKSTRALAFLDSPPVNSSPLSPPVVISGDASGFPYTLQGGLRSAIRVARVVKEAVDRNETDVRWFVFGDDDTVFFVENVVKTLSKYDHDRWFYVGSNSESYDQNTMYSFEMAFGGGGFAISHSLAKVLARVLDSCLRRYGFLYGSDARIYSCVAELGVTLTHEPGFHQLDMRGNLFGVLAAHPLSPLCSLHHLDAAEPIFPDMNRTQALGHLIAATNVDPARILQQTVCYDRSSSLTFSVSWGFAIQVYQGNVLLPDLLAVKKTFAPWRKIHSNFMLDTKDYPRDPCKRPSIFFLKSVESDKKGIWSNYTRHVEKKCPKSNPNLPNKITVYSRKLDRSIEEIKALRRECCSVFPSSNETISIRIRQCGNNELISMES, from the exons ATGATGTTCCACAGAAGAAAAAAGGAACCAAACGCATTACCTCTTTCAAACTCACCCCAACAATCACACTCACCAAGTTCACCAATGCCTTCGAATTTTACTTCAGCTTTTTCCAGATTCAGAATTTCAACACTAACCTCTTTCATATTACTTCTTTCATTACTTCTtaatttttatttccttttaattcTGTGGGCCCCACACTCCGCCGATTTATCACCTTCCGCCGTCGTATCTCGTTTCTCTCCAACCACGCGCCGCCATGTTCTCTTCTCCATCGCTTCGTCTTCTCTCTCATGGCAACACCGTCAGTCTTACGTTCATCTCTGGTATTCCGCTAAATCCACCCGCGCGCTGGCGTTTCTTGACTCGCCGCCGGTTAATTCATCTCCTCTGTCTCCGCCGGTTGTGATCTCCGGCGACGCGTCTGGATTTCCGTATACTTTGCAGGGAGGGCTTCGGTCGGCGATCCGTGTGGCGAGGGTTGTGAAGGAGGCGGTGGATCGGAACGAAACGGATGTTCGGTGGTTTGTGTTTGGGGATGATGATACGGTTTTCTTTGTGGAGAATGTTGTGAAGACGCTTTCGAAGTATGATCATGATCGGTGGTTTTACGTCGGGAGTAACTCGGAGAGCTATGATCAGAACACTATGTATTCGTTTGAGATGGCGTTTGGTGGAGGTGGTTTTGCGATTAGTCATTCGCTTGCGAAGGTTTTGGCTAGGGTTTTGGATTCTTGTTTGAGGAGGTATGGGTTTTTGTATGGGAGTGATGCTAGGATCTATTCTTGTGTTGCTGAGCTTGGTGTAACTTTGACTCACGAACCTGGATTTCATCAG TTAGATATGCGGGGGAATTTGTTTGGGGTGCTGGCGGCACATCCATTATCTCCTTTGTGTTCCCTTCATCACTTGGATGCTGCAGAGCCTATCTTTCCGGACATGAATAGAACACAAGCTTTGGGACATCTTATTGCTGCTACAAATGTCGATCCCGCAAGAATTCTGCAGCAAACTGTCTGCTACGACCGATCGAGTTCTTTGACTTTCTCAGTTTCTTGGGGTTTTGCTATCCAAGTTTATCAAGGAAATGTACTTCTGCCTGATCTCCTTGCAGTAAAAAAAACATTTGCGCCGTGGAGGAAGATTCATTCCAATTTCATGCTTGACACTAAAGACTATCCTAGAGATCCTTGTAAAAGgccttctatatttttcttgaaaaGTGTTGAATCCGATAAAAAGGGCATTTGGAGCAATTACACTAGACATGTAGAAAAAAAGTGCCCTAAATCAAATCCTAACCTGCCGAATAAGATCACAGTTTATTCAAGAAAGTTGGATCGTAGTATTGAAGAG ATAAAAGCTCTCCGTCGTGAGTGCTGCAGCGTTTTCCCATCTTCGAATGAAACAATCAGTATTCGTATTAGACAGTGCGGAAACAATGAACTGATATCAATGGAATCATAG